A portion of the Trichomycterus rosablanca isolate fTriRos1 chromosome 17, fTriRos1.hap1, whole genome shotgun sequence genome contains these proteins:
- the psmd7 gene encoding 26S proteasome non-ATPase regulatory subunit 7 codes for MPDLAVERVVVHPLVLLSVVDHFNRIGKVGSQKRVVGVLLGSWQKKVLDVSNSFAVPFDEDDKDDSVWFLDHDYLENMYGMFKKVNARERIVGWYHTGPKLHKNDIAINELMKQYCANSVLVIIDVKPKDLGLPTEAYISVEEVHDDGTPTSKTFEHVTSEIGAEEAEEVGVEHLLRDIKDTTVGTLSQRITNQVHGLKGLNSKLLDIKSYLEKVATGKLPINHQIIYQLQDVFNLLPDVNLQEFIKAFYLKTNDQMLVVYLASLIRSVVALHNLINNKIANRDAEKKEGQEKDDSKKEKKEDKDKDKEKESAAAKKDEKKEKK; via the exons atgcCGGATCTGGCTGTAGAAAGGGTCGTTGTTCACCCCCTGGTGCTGCTCAGTGTTGTGGATCACTTTAACAG AATCGGAAAAGTTGGAAGCCAGAAGCGAGTTGTAGGTGTGCTGCTTGGCTCCTGGCAAAAGAAAGTTCTTGATGTGTCTAACAGCTTTGCAG TTCCATTTGATGAAGATGATAAGGATGATTCTGTGTGGTTCCTGGATCATGACTACTTGGAGAATATGTATGGAATGTTCAAGAAAGTCAATG CCAGAGAAAGAATAGTGGGCTGGTACCACACAGGCCCCAAACTGCACAAGAATGATATTGCCATCAATGAGCTTATGAAGCAGTACTGTGCAAACTCG GTTTTAGTCATTATTGATGTGAAACCTAAAGATCTGGGCTTGCCAACTGAGGCCTACATCTCTGTAGAGGAGGTGCATGAT GATGGAACCCCAACATCTAAAACATTTGAGCATGTTACCAGTGAGATTGGGGCTGAGGAGGCAGAGGAAGTTGGTGTTGAACATTTGCTTCG AGACATCAAGGACACAACTGTGGGCACCCTGTCTCAGCGCATCACCAACCAGGTGCATGGTCTGAAAGGCCTCAACTCCAAGCTGTTAGACATTAAGAGCTACCTGGAGAAGGTTGCCACAGGCAAGCTACCCATCAACCACCAGATCATCTACCAGTTGCAGGACGTGTTCAACTTATTACCAGATGTGAACCTGCAGGAGTTCATTAAAGCCTTCTACCTGAAGACCAACGACCAGATGCTGGTGGTGTACCTGGCCTCGCTCATCCGCTCCGTGGTGGCCCTTCACAACCTCATCAACAACAAAATCGCCAACCGTGATGCCGAAAAGAAAGAGGGCCAAGAGAAGGACGACAGCAAGAAGGAGAAGAAAGAAGACAAGGATAAAGATAAGGAGAAGGAAAGCGCTGCAGCGAAAAAAGacgagaaaaaagaaaagaaataa